In Hahella sp. KA22, one genomic interval encodes:
- a CDS encoding chemotaxis response regulator protein-glutamate methylesterase, with product MALKVLVVDDSGFFRRRLCEILNSISDVDVVGTASNGREGVEMALKLKPDVITMDYEMPVMDGITAVKEIMRAQPTPVLMFSSLTYEGARVTFDALEAGAVDFLPKSFEAMSGDASKIKRLLHDRIKEVSRAKYRMSGASAPAPAAAPEPARPVAPTPAREPPKPAAPTPRAAEPRAKAPPAKPETKPEVKAMKTRRTPRQDYKVVLIGTSTGGPVALQKILTRLPGAFPAPLVLVQHMPASFTPAFAERLNRLSQLSVKQAENGEILKPGWAYIAPGGKQTLIERVGAQARVKILDGDERLHYKPCVDVTFGSCAKMFPGKVLGVILTGMGADGREGCRMLKESGSVVWSQDEATSVIYGMPMAVATAGLSDEVLALDEFAPRLIDGVG from the coding sequence ATGGCCTTAAAGGTCCTGGTAGTAGATGATTCGGGATTTTTCAGACGTCGCCTTTGCGAGATCCTGAACTCCATAAGCGATGTCGATGTCGTCGGCACGGCCAGCAATGGTCGCGAAGGCGTGGAGATGGCGCTTAAACTGAAACCCGACGTCATCACCATGGACTACGAGATGCCGGTCATGGACGGCATTACCGCGGTCAAGGAAATCATGCGGGCTCAGCCCACGCCGGTTTTGATGTTTTCCTCTCTCACCTACGAAGGCGCCCGAGTGACCTTTGACGCCCTGGAAGCAGGCGCGGTGGATTTCCTGCCGAAGAGCTTCGAGGCGATGTCCGGCGACGCCTCCAAGATTAAACGTTTGCTGCATGACCGCATTAAAGAAGTTTCGCGGGCGAAATATCGTATGTCTGGAGCGTCCGCGCCGGCGCCCGCCGCCGCTCCGGAACCCGCCAGGCCAGTCGCCCCGACTCCCGCGCGCGAACCGCCCAAACCCGCTGCGCCGACGCCGCGCGCCGCTGAACCACGCGCCAAAGCGCCGCCAGCCAAACCGGAAACAAAACCGGAAGTGAAGGCGATGAAAACCCGACGCACCCCGCGTCAGGACTATAAAGTGGTGCTGATCGGCACTTCCACCGGCGGTCCGGTGGCGCTACAAAAAATTCTCACCCGGCTACCAGGCGCGTTCCCAGCGCCGCTGGTGCTGGTGCAGCATATGCCGGCTTCTTTTACGCCAGCGTTTGCTGAACGTCTGAATCGTCTGTCGCAACTGTCCGTCAAACAGGCGGAGAACGGCGAGATCCTCAAGCCCGGATGGGCTTATATCGCCCCTGGCGGCAAACAGACTTTGATCGAACGCGTCGGCGCCCAGGCGCGGGTCAAAATTCTCGACGGCGACGAGCGCTTGCACTACAAACCCTGCGTGGACGTGACTTTCGGCTCCTGCGCCAAGATGTTTCCCGGCAAAGTACTGGGCGTCATCTTGACCGGTATGGGCGCGGACGGCCGCGAAGGCTGCCGCATGCTGAAAGAAAGCGGTTCCGTGGTCTGGTCTCAGGATGAAGCGACCAGTGTGATTTATGGTATGCCGATGGCGGTGGCCACCGCCGGTCTGTCGGATGAAGTCTTAGCCCTGGATGAATTTGCGCCGCGGTTGATTGACGGTGTCGGATAA
- a CDS encoding flagellar motor protein, producing MDLLSIVGVLIALVAIIGGNLIEGGDVSSLMNLPAALIVIGGTFGAIVLQHSGKVLKRSFKQFLWVFFPPYLSFEDDIQKVISWSMVARKEGLLGLESVAEKERDPFSRKGLQLLVDGAEPESIRSIMELELNSREQRDLDASKVWEAMGGYAPTLGILGAVLGLIQVMRHLEDPSMLGPGIATAFVATIYGVALANLFYFPIANKLKGIVHEQSLLREMMIEGIVAIAEGENPKAIELKLKGFLS from the coding sequence ATGGATTTACTCAGCATCGTGGGCGTCCTGATCGCCCTGGTGGCGATCATCGGCGGCAACCTGATCGAAGGCGGCGATGTTTCCTCCCTGATGAATCTGCCGGCGGCGCTGATTGTCATTGGCGGCACGTTCGGCGCCATAGTGCTGCAACATTCCGGCAAGGTATTGAAGCGTTCCTTTAAGCAGTTTCTCTGGGTCTTTTTTCCTCCCTATCTAAGCTTTGAAGACGACATTCAGAAGGTCATTTCCTGGAGTATGGTCGCGCGTAAGGAAGGGCTGCTGGGGCTGGAATCCGTGGCGGAAAAAGAACGCGACCCATTTTCCCGCAAAGGGCTGCAACTGCTGGTGGACGGCGCTGAACCGGAATCCATCCGCAGCATCATGGAGCTGGAGCTTAACAGCCGCGAGCAGCGTGATCTGGACGCCAGCAAAGTGTGGGAAGCCATGGGCGGTTATGCGCCTACGTTGGGTATTCTGGGCGCCGTGCTTGGATTGATCCAGGTGATGCGTCATTTGGAGGACCCTTCCATGCTGGGACCTGGCATCGCCACCGCGTTTGTCGCCACTATCTACGGGGTCGCGCTGGCCAACCTTTTTTATTTTCCTATCGCTAATAAATTGAAAGGCATCGTGCACGAGCAATCGCTGCTGCGGGAAATGATGATCGAGGGTATCGTCGCCATCGCCGAAGGAGAGAATCCCAAAGCAATAGAATTGAAGTTGAAAGGGTTTCTGTCATGA
- the motD gene encoding flagellar motor protein MotD, whose amino-acid sequence MRKRRRNREESHNHERWLVSYADFITLLFAFFVVMYSVSSVNEGKYKVLSETLEGVFNATQRSINPIQVGQQTAAPPQSDSPAIQPFNSPENQPGETTEEQAGERLREIANRFNYRLKGLIGQGMVSINENDNWIELSLRNNLLFNSGDAVPVDAAFNLIDGIAGILKDYPNAILVEGFTDNVPIRSSIYPSNWELSSARSAAVARLLIIGGVDPKRLAAVGYGEYQPVARNDTSEGRQRNRRVVLLVAKDAKVRLTMRR is encoded by the coding sequence ATGAGAAAGCGCCGCCGCAACCGGGAAGAGTCCCATAACCACGAACGCTGGCTGGTGTCCTATGCGGATTTCATCACGCTTCTATTTGCGTTTTTTGTGGTGATGTATTCGGTTTCCTCTGTGAACGAAGGCAAATACAAAGTCCTGTCTGAAACGTTGGAAGGGGTGTTCAACGCCACTCAGCGCAGCATTAATCCTATTCAGGTCGGACAGCAGACGGCGGCGCCTCCGCAAAGTGATTCGCCCGCGATACAACCTTTCAACAGCCCGGAAAACCAGCCCGGCGAGACGACGGAAGAGCAGGCCGGGGAGCGCTTGCGGGAAATCGCCAATCGATTCAACTACCGGTTAAAAGGGTTGATTGGGCAAGGCATGGTGTCGATCAACGAGAACGACAACTGGATCGAGCTGTCCCTGCGCAACAATCTGCTGTTCAACAGTGGCGACGCCGTGCCGGTGGACGCTGCGTTCAATCTGATCGACGGCATCGCCGGCATCCTCAAAGACTACCCCAACGCCATTCTGGTGGAGGGCTTCACGGACAACGTGCCCATTCGCAGTTCGATTTATCCTTCCAACTGGGAGCTTTCCTCTGCGCGTTCTGCGGCGGTGGCGCGCTTGTTGATTATCGGCGGCGTTGACCCAAAGCGTCTGGCGGCGGTGGGATACGGCGAATATCAGCCGGTCGCCCGTAACGATACTTCCGAGGGGCGGCAAAGAAACCGTCGGGTAGTATTGCTGGTGGCCAAAGACGCCAAAGTCCGTCTCACCATGCGGCGCTGA
- a CDS encoding ParA family protein, with protein sequence MRIWTVANQKGGVGKTTTAVALGGILAQQGKRVLLLDLDPHGSLTSYFKYDPDSIRGSVYDLFMHEGKVPVDLPRTLIRDTSHPNLKLLPASTAQATLERKMVGVEGMGLIISKALAHLWDDFDYAFLDNTPVLGVLLINALAACQHILIPVQTEFLALKGLERMLHTLGMVMKSQKNPLSYTVIPTMFDRRTQASVQTFRTLRHQYGDVVWRYAIPVDTKFRDASRAGVIPSMYDAATHGVRGYEKLLHDLLEANVGFNPPTQAQAGGAV encoded by the coding sequence GTGCGAATCTGGACCGTCGCGAATCAAAAAGGAGGCGTGGGTAAAACCACCACCGCCGTCGCCCTCGGCGGGATTCTGGCGCAACAAGGCAAGCGGGTGCTGTTGCTGGACCTTGATCCGCACGGCTCGCTGACGTCTTATTTCAAATATGACCCGGACAGTATTCGCGGCAGCGTTTACGACTTATTCATGCATGAGGGCAAAGTGCCGGTGGATTTGCCACGCACGCTGATCCGCGACACCAGTCATCCCAATCTTAAGCTGCTGCCGGCGTCTACGGCGCAAGCCACGCTGGAGCGGAAAATGGTGGGCGTGGAAGGTATGGGATTAATCATCTCCAAGGCGCTGGCGCACTTGTGGGACGACTTTGATTACGCCTTTCTGGATAACACGCCGGTGCTTGGCGTATTGCTCATTAATGCGCTGGCGGCCTGCCAGCATATTCTGATTCCGGTGCAGACGGAATTTCTGGCGCTGAAGGGGCTGGAGCGCATGCTGCACACCCTGGGCATGGTGATGAAGAGTCAGAAGAATCCGCTTTCCTATACCGTCATTCCCACGATGTTCGATCGTCGCACGCAGGCGTCGGTGCAGACCTTCCGCACCCTGCGGCATCAGTATGGCGATGTGGTCTGGCGCTATGCGATCCCCGTGGACACCAAATTCCGTGACGCCAGCCGGGCGGGGGTGATTCCTTCCATGTACGACGCCGCCACCCATGGCGTGCGCGGCTATGAAAAACTGTTGCACGACCTGTTGGAAGCCAACGTGGGATTTAATCCGCCGACTCAGGCCCAGGCGGGCGGTGCGGTGTAA
- a CDS encoding chemotaxis protein CheW produces MADKQFADPDNYDKAVLDYIDDLLRAPAPELKPAPETAGEPSDADSSAQQAKSVATPASPAETESTEASNQTHGRGQTSSTANDPEQTLSQPIKPQATKPPPETPDNERAIAAPRHKAVAPGKEVDMNTAEKDSAPTHSAAEALLEQGRMTLARQRMLARQAEQARLALQEPPRLVMPMPKVAPPPAPTETEKKPSVAERSAALREKLKQWRVSEQKEEEPEPQSLARQKVEARRQERDAPTVVEPEAAQQEEVDVEAGSGGAPDGWAANGRPVWAQERFECLLFNVAGLKLAVPLISLGGVHAMDHETTPLFGMPSWFVGLIPVAGMNVRVVDTAQWVMPDRYKSQYRENIRYVIRLHDSEWGLGCDFIAEAFTLDPDQVRWRSERSKRPWLAGTVVTHMCALLDVDGLERQLNQSSAKAGKKG; encoded by the coding sequence ATGGCAGATAAGCAGTTCGCCGATCCTGATAACTATGATAAGGCAGTCCTCGATTACATTGACGATCTGCTGCGCGCCCCTGCGCCGGAGCTAAAGCCTGCGCCAGAGACCGCCGGTGAGCCTTCTGACGCTGACTCGTCGGCGCAACAGGCGAAGTCTGTCGCTACGCCAGCGTCTCCGGCGGAAACTGAGAGCACTGAGGCCTCAAACCAGACCCATGGGCGTGGACAAACCTCGTCCACCGCGAATGACCCAGAGCAGACTCTGTCTCAACCCATAAAACCGCAAGCAACGAAGCCGCCACCGGAGACGCCTGACAACGAGCGCGCTATAGCAGCGCCGCGTCATAAAGCGGTTGCGCCAGGGAAGGAGGTGGACATGAACACGGCGGAGAAAGACAGCGCGCCGACGCATTCCGCAGCGGAGGCGTTATTGGAACAGGGGCGCATGACCCTCGCGCGCCAGCGTATGCTCGCCCGTCAGGCGGAGCAGGCGCGTCTGGCGTTGCAGGAACCGCCCAGGCTGGTGATGCCGATGCCCAAGGTGGCTCCGCCGCCAGCGCCGACGGAGACGGAGAAAAAGCCGTCGGTGGCGGAACGAAGCGCGGCGTTACGGGAAAAGTTAAAGCAATGGCGTGTTTCGGAACAGAAAGAAGAAGAGCCTGAGCCGCAGTCGCTGGCGCGTCAAAAAGTTGAAGCAAGGCGTCAAGAACGTGACGCGCCGACGGTGGTGGAGCCGGAAGCAGCGCAGCAGGAGGAGGTTGACGTTGAGGCGGGATCCGGCGGCGCGCCGGATGGTTGGGCCGCTAACGGCAGGCCGGTGTGGGCGCAGGAGCGTTTTGAGTGTCTTCTGTTTAACGTGGCGGGTCTGAAACTGGCGGTGCCGCTGATTTCTCTTGGCGGCGTGCATGCAATGGATCATGAAACCACGCCGCTGTTCGGCATGCCCTCCTGGTTCGTCGGGCTGATACCTGTAGCGGGCATGAATGTGAGAGTCGTGGATACGGCGCAATGGGTCATGCCTGACCGCTACAAGTCGCAATACCGGGAAAATATCCGTTATGTCATTCGCTTGCATGACTCTGAGTGGGGGCTCGGCTGCGACTTTATCGCGGAAGCGTTTACTCTGGACCCGGATCAGGTGCGCTGGCGCAGCGAGCGCTCCAAGCGTCCGTGGCTGGCCGGCACGGTCGTGACGCATATGTGCGCGCTGCTGGATGTGGATGGACTGGAGCGGCAGTTGAATCAGTCATCCGCCAAAGCCGGTAAAAAAGGCTGA
- a CDS encoding chemotaxis protein CheW — protein MASYSGQGQSSEDPILQYVTFKLDHETYGINVMQIQEVLRYTEIAPVPGAPDYVLGIINLRGNVVTVIDTRKRFGLSEAEVSDHTRIVVIEVDNQVVGILVDSVAEVVYLRQSEMETAPNVGNEESAKFIQGVCNKNGELIILVEFEKMMSEEEWSEVASL, from the coding sequence ATGGCATCCTATTCAGGGCAGGGCCAAAGTTCAGAAGATCCGATTCTGCAATACGTGACCTTCAAGTTGGATCATGAGACTTACGGCATCAATGTTATGCAGATCCAGGAGGTGTTGCGCTATACGGAAATCGCCCCGGTGCCTGGCGCGCCGGACTACGTTCTCGGCATCATCAATCTGCGCGGCAATGTCGTCACGGTCATCGACACCCGCAAGCGGTTTGGCTTGTCGGAAGCGGAGGTTAGCGACCACACCCGGATTGTGGTGATTGAAGTGGATAATCAAGTCGTGGGCATTCTGGTGGATTCTGTGGCGGAAGTGGTTTATCTGCGGCAGTCGGAAATGGAAACCGCTCCAAATGTCGGCAACGAGGAAAGCGCCAAGTTCATTCAAGGCGTATGCAATAAGAATGGAGAACTGATTATTCTGGTTGAATTCGAAAAAATGATGTCAGAAGAAGAGTGGTCCGAGGTGGCGTCCTTGTGA
- a CDS encoding DUF2802 domain-containing protein yields MNPQFMSWELLVSLCFGLVVAIACFTLCRMQAKRIVRLEIEVGQMRDKLNMLSDSGIGVGRKVVSIDQRLKAAELKQKELQTMDVQKVSYNEAARLLALGAEVEDLVKACGLTRAEADLIKALHSSQTGAQRPARH; encoded by the coding sequence ATGAATCCGCAATTCATGAGTTGGGAGCTGCTTGTGTCCCTGTGTTTCGGGCTGGTTGTCGCTATCGCCTGTTTCACATTATGTCGGATGCAGGCCAAGCGCATTGTACGTCTGGAAATCGAAGTCGGGCAGATGCGGGATAAGCTCAATATGCTCTCCGACAGCGGCATTGGCGTGGGCCGAAAGGTGGTTTCCATTGATCAGCGTCTGAAAGCCGCTGAACTCAAACAGAAAGAACTGCAAACCATGGATGTGCAAAAGGTGTCTTACAATGAAGCGGCCCGCTTGCTGGCGTTGGGCGCGGAAGTGGAGGATCTGGTGAAAGCCTGCGGCCTGACCAGGGCGGAGGCGGATCTGATTAAAGCGCTGCATTCCAGCCAGACGGGAGCGCAGAGACCGGCTCGGCATTGA
- a CDS encoding leukocidin family pore-forming toxin, with translation MRTAKLYAKVLTGLCLTAGLAHAGDTIQSYTSTLYELDDSDARSKRIRLVYTVQNAWNQSHYPEGIKEVKLVLNGGSGFDMTNVPSRQTLYESGTSADYRYTVPTAFQLKVGYQDGSRLRHLSHAPSNTISSAQVSESTDFNLGFTLNEESPSINGGVSWSTRITYNQDEFKTVTDFDQGNEGVTWNIVSQTIKHRTPPKDNLLYAWTYLFWGCGINNLIPTSELPTVMTSDFKPEAVVLYRKYDLNDGVDYTRLKLEANWQKTHYHFARDWCSFHSNFSWKGYHDYSEWTKANRVVSISWKDGLYH, from the coding sequence ATGAGAACCGCAAAGCTGTATGCAAAAGTGTTAACCGGGCTGTGTCTCACAGCCGGCCTCGCCCACGCGGGAGACACTATTCAATCTTACACCAGCACTTTGTACGAATTGGATGACAGCGACGCCAGGAGCAAACGTATCCGGCTCGTTTACACCGTACAAAACGCCTGGAACCAGTCGCACTATCCTGAAGGGATCAAGGAAGTAAAACTGGTGCTCAACGGAGGCTCGGGGTTCGATATGACCAACGTGCCTTCCCGTCAGACTCTGTATGAGTCAGGAACCAGCGCGGACTACCGTTATACGGTGCCGACGGCGTTCCAGCTAAAAGTGGGATATCAGGACGGCTCCAGACTGCGCCACCTGAGTCACGCTCCCTCCAACACCATCTCCAGCGCTCAGGTGAGCGAATCAACGGACTTCAACCTGGGCTTTACGCTCAACGAGGAATCGCCAAGCATTAATGGCGGCGTCTCCTGGAGCACACGGATTACCTACAATCAGGACGAGTTCAAGACGGTGACCGATTTTGACCAGGGCAACGAAGGCGTGACCTGGAATATCGTCAGCCAGACCATCAAACACCGCACACCGCCGAAAGATAACCTGCTCTACGCATGGACTTATCTGTTCTGGGGCTGCGGCATCAACAACCTCATCCCGACCAGCGAATTGCCGACAGTGATGACTTCGGACTTCAAACCGGAAGCGGTGGTGCTGTACCGCAAGTATGATTTGAACGACGGCGTCGACTACACGCGCTTGAAGCTGGAAGCGAACTGGCAGAAGACTCATTACCACTTCGCTCGCGACTGGTGCTCTTTCCATTCCAATTTCAGCTGGAAGGGCTACCACGATTACAGCGAGTGGACCAAAGCCAATCGCGTCGTGTCTATCTCATGGAAGGACGGCCTGTACCACTAA